Part of the Caulifigura coniformis genome, CGCACGACTTCGCCGAGGCTCAGGAGCAACTGGCGGCGTTGAAGGCCATCGTCGACGAGCGGCGGGCGGCATTCGATCGACACACCGCGCCGGAGCGCAGGGCCAACGCCCAGATGCAAGTCCATCAGGATGAGGAAGAAGTGCGGCGTTACCGCAAGCAAGAAGCCGCACGTGAGGCGCTGGAAGCCCTCCAACGGCTGTAACCAAAGGAGACTTCGATGTCACTGACCTTGGAAGAAGCGTTTGAAGCTGTTCGAGACGTCATCGGCGCTGTCGGCGGCGGGGGCCTCATCACCAATTCGGCAGTGCCGAACCCGACCTGCTGTAGCGACCCACGCCACCTGTGCCGGAGGTGTAAGCGAGCAAGCGGAGTGGGTTCGCCGGCACGTAACGCCGGTTCCGGAGGCGGCTTTCGCATCCTGAACCAGAATCCGTTCGATCCCAACGATATCGGGGACACCGTTCCACGGTGCGCGGCGGACATGTTCGAACTGGATGACACGGGCCGGCCCGATCTGGAGTACATCGCGAACAAGCGCCGGGTGGAGTCCGCGATCGAGTAACGGGAGCGCCCTTGGTGGGGCGTGCGACGTTGTCGCCGGCAGCGGGAATCTTGGCTCTCCGCCTCCCGCTGCCGTTCCTATTGACTACGTGTAATCTCTTGAGGGGGCCTCTGTTTCCTCCCGCGCCGTCGACCGTGAGATACAGCGAGGCTGGTCCGAATAAGATCGGATTCGCCGGGCCGAGCAGTCCCCCGAACGAAGCCTATCTCTCCGCTTCCCTCCTGCGCCAAAGCACGGCGGCGATGAGGGGACGGGCTGGATCGTAACGCTAATACGATCGGGAAGGTGGCAGGGTCAATTCGAAGCGAGAGCCTTCGGCAAACACTGCGCAACTGGCCGGGTAAAGATAGGGACCGCGAATGTTCGCGCTGCCGAAGTTGCAGTGGGCCGATAGCGTCCGGCCAAATGGCGGGCGAGCCAGGTCGGGAGGATCGAAATGAACGACAATCTTGCCGTTTACACTTCGCTGATCGAAGCAGCCAAAGAACAACGCCCAGGAGCAACAGACTCGCTGCGTTCGTTTTTGAAGAACGCGGCAGACAAGATGCCCCCGGGCGTACTGATTGACGTCTCAGAAATCATCCGTGACTCCAGACGGGACGAACGACGGAACGAATCGCGTCTGAACTAGTTTGGATCTTCGTTCAGGACAGTCGCGAGTTCACCCCGGAGGGATTGCGACAGCGAGGCCCCGCAGATTCCGCGACCGTCGTTCTCTTCCTGCTGCGCGATAACCCGTTGAACCAGCTTCCTGATTCGGGGGTTGGTCGTGATGATTTGCAGCGCCGCGTCTACCTTCTCTTCCAGCGTCGCCGTGCCGCACATCTGGCCATACGACTCATCGAACGACTGGTCGAACCAATTCGGCTGCATCATGCTGCACCTACCTGTCCCTGTAATGCCAAAAGCCGCTCCTATGTCCGGCAAGACGTTGGAACGGCCTTCAGCGTTGATTGAGGTGTAGGTGTCTTGCCGGACATTATCATTCTCCCGCAGTCCAGCCAGCGGTCAATTGGCGATTTTTTGAGAATCTGGAACGGCCCTGCATGCGCGAACAATTCTTCTCGCTTCCGACGGCGGGCCGGCAGCCGCGCCGGCATGGTTGGTCGGGTCGATGCCGGGTCGGTAGCGGGTCGATATGCCTACGTGCAAACGAGCCACAAAAAGCTGGGAACGGGTCGCGGGTCGCTCTTTTGTGGCAACTCTTTTAGGAAAGAGGAATCTCGCTCGGATTGCGCCGTGCTCCTGCTGCCGTAGAGACCTCTGTGTGCCGCTGCGGGAATAGAGCCACGTCGGCTCCCGACACACGTCCTACGTGCTTCTCGGTGGCGAGGGCAAGCGATAGGCCTGCAGGTCGAAGTGCTCCGAAGCTCCGGGAGTAATTACGCCCGCAAAAGCGCGCGAAGCGTCCCAAAACGACGTATTTTGCAGAGCCTTGAATTTGCCATTTGGCGTGGAGAATACCTAGTCGCCAGCAAATTTTACCGACGGCAAAATGAGGCCAAGTCCCTTTAGAAAACCGTTGCTCTATCCTCCTGAGCTACGGGAGCAAGTTGTTGAGCGGCATTCCATTCCGGCGTTGGCGTCCATCCGCGCGGGGGGCGGGAGACGCCGGGAGGGATCGAATACCGAGGCCAAGTCTATCGACCGCCCGGGGGCTGGCAAACCGCCGAAGCCCTCAGTTCCGTAGGACTTTCGCGACTTTGCAGCCGAACGCTCACCGGCGTCCGTTCCTTTCCGGACGCCTTGGTCGCACGGACGCGAAAAGTCGACATACTCGGCCCTTGATGGCACGCGCCACCACGGCGCCTGACGTCCGAGAGGCGGTTTGCGGGATTCGACTGGGGGGCACCGCAAGGAATGCCGTGAACTCGATGAGCCCGACGTTCAGGACCTCGACAGGCCTATGAGCATGACGACCGGGGGGAAGTCGATCAGCCGCGTCGAGCCAGGCGGGGCGGGGCGGAGTTCGGCGGCGTCCTCGACGCGGCCGACTCGATGGGCAATCGCGATCCTGGTGCTGCTGAGTGTCCTGGTCTATGGGCAGACGGTGACGTTCGGATTTGTCCAGCTGGATGACCAGGAGTACGTGACCGGCAACGTACATGTCCTGGGCGGGCTGTCGTGGAAGGGCATCCAATGGGCGTTCAGCCCGACGGCCTATGGGGCCAACTGGATTCCATTGGTGTGGCTGTCGCTGATGCTGGACGTGGAGGTCTGGGGGGACTTCGCTGGTGGATTCCATCTGACCAACGTGGCGCTCCACACGATCAACGCCGCATTGCTTTTCGTGCTGTTGAACAGGATGACCGGGAGTGCAGCTCGGAGCCTGCTCGTGGCGGCGCTGTTCTGCGTCCATCCCCTGCATGTCGAGTCGGTGGCGTGGGTCAGCGAACGCAAGGATGTGCTGAGCACGTTCTTCGGCCTGATCGCCTCGCTGTTTTACGTGCGGTTCACCAGAACCGGCTCCCTTCGTGCCTGCGCGGCGTCCCTGGTCGCGTTCCTGCCGAGCCTGCTCAGCAAGCAGATGCTCGTGACGCTCCCGGTGCTGATGCTCCTGCTGGACTGGTGGCCCCTTCAGAGGCTCGATCGTTCGGAAGGCCCCCTCGACCGGCCAGGTCGTGCGAAGCCGACATTTCGTCAGCTGGTGATCGAGAAACTGCCGTTTGTGGGGCTGTCCATTCTGTCTTCGGCCATCGCGATCTGGGCCCAGACGGCCGGGCAGGCGGTACAGGCGCTCGAGCGATATCCACTTGGCGATCGCATTGGGAACGCGGCTCTGAGCTGCTGGCGATACTTGGGGAAGCTGTTCTGGCCGTTCGATCTGGCGGTGTTCTATCCGCTCGTTCCGCCGGCGCGCTCAGAGGCTGTGGTTGCCCTGCTGGCTCTCGTCGGCGCGACATCGATTGCATGGAGGTGTCGACGCACTCTGCCGGCCTTTTGGACCGGGTGGGGCTGGTACCTGGTTTCGCTGCTGCCGGTCATCGGGATCATCCAGGTCGGCAATCAGGCGCTGGCGGACCGCTACACGTACGTCCCGATGATCGGGATCTCCGTGGCCTTGGTCTGGACCTTCTCCGGTGCGTTTTCTGCGGTGGGAGTTCCGCGACCGCTGCGATGGGCCACGGGACTGGTCATTGTCCTCGCGGCCGGCGTTCTCGGGTTCCGCCAGTGCCGTTTGTGGGAGAATTCGGAGCGTCTGCTGACCCACACGCTGGCGGTGACGGAGGCCAACTGGTTTGCGGAAACGGCTTTGGGGGGCGTCCAGATGGTTGATCCCGGACGGGTGGCGGAGGCGGAAAGCCGATTCCGGAAGGCACTTGCGCTGAATCCCGACTATCCGCTCGCGCACTACCACTTGGGGCTGCTCCTGAGCGATCGCGGATCGCTGGTGGAGGCGAATGAGGAGTTTCGGCGCACGATCGAGTTCTGGCCCCAGTCGTTGGACGCGCGGATGTTCCTGTGCATCAATCTGCAGCGGCTGGGCGCGGAGGAGGAGCTGCAGCGCGAGCTGGAACGGACGCAATCGGAGGTGGCCGAGATCCCGGTCGAAGTCCGGCGGGTGCTGCAGAAGCTGCGTTCGTCGCCGGTCGGCAATGAGTCCCGATGACTGCCGTGGGGATGCCACGACCCCCGGCAGACACGAGTGCGTGGTTGTGCCTGCAGGGCTCCGCAGAACCAGCATCGTTCGCGAGACGCTTTCCACTAATGACGGCAATTTTGTGTTTTCTCACGTGGCGTGACGACGCTCGTCCAGTTAATTTCTCGTGTTGATTAACCGCTACGGGCCGAGTATTGAGAGTGACTACTGCGCTTCTGGAATAACTTCTTTGCTCTTTTTTTGTTCAGGAGTTTGGAATGGCGCGTTCTCGGAGGGTGGGCTTTACGCTCATCGAATTGCTGGTGGTGATCGCGATTATCGCGATCCTGATCGCTCTGTTGCTTCCGGCTGTGCAACAGGCGCGTGAGGCCGCCCG contains:
- a CDS encoding tetratricopeptide repeat protein, with the protein product MRDSTGGHRKECRELDEPDVQDLDRPMSMTTGGKSISRVEPGGAGRSSAASSTRPTRWAIAILVLLSVLVYGQTVTFGFVQLDDQEYVTGNVHVLGGLSWKGIQWAFSPTAYGANWIPLVWLSLMLDVEVWGDFAGGFHLTNVALHTINAALLFVLLNRMTGSAARSLLVAALFCVHPLHVESVAWVSERKDVLSTFFGLIASLFYVRFTRTGSLRACAASLVAFLPSLLSKQMLVTLPVLMLLLDWWPLQRLDRSEGPLDRPGRAKPTFRQLVIEKLPFVGLSILSSAIAIWAQTAGQAVQALERYPLGDRIGNAALSCWRYLGKLFWPFDLAVFYPLVPPARSEAVVALLALVGATSIAWRCRRTLPAFWTGWGWYLVSLLPVIGIIQVGNQALADRYTYVPMIGISVALVWTFSGAFSAVGVPRPLRWATGLVIVLAAGVLGFRQCRLWENSERLLTHTLAVTEANWFAETALGGVQMVDPGRVAEAESRFRKALALNPDYPLAHYHLGLLLSDRGSLVEANEEFRRTIEFWPQSLDARMFLCINLQRLGAEEELQRELERTQSEVAEIPVEVRRVLQKLRSSPVGNESR